One genomic window of Nicotiana sylvestris chromosome 10, ASM39365v2, whole genome shotgun sequence includes the following:
- the LOC138880149 gene encoding uncharacterized mitochondrial protein AtMg00860-like — translation MDELSGSYIFSKIDLRAGYHQIRMGKVNMYKTAFRTHLGNYEFKIMPFELTNAQATFQGLMNHVFRAYLRQFFLAFFDDILVYSATVQDHKEHLNKVLQIVRKEQLYVKLSKCSFGQAKVEYLRHIITRKGVSTYPTKIEAMVNWHVPKTMKALTGFLGLTGYYSRFIKSFGIISRPLTNLLKKNSFKWNAETEVAFQ, via the coding sequence ATGGATGAGTTAAGTGGTTCCTACATATTCTCAAAGATTGACCTAAGAGCTGGCTACCACCAAATCAGAATGGGGAAGGTAAATATGTATAAGACTGCATTTAGAACTCATTTGGGGAATTATGAGTTTAAAATCATGCCTTTTGAGTTGACTAATGCCCAAGCTACATTTCAGGGGCTAATGAACCATGTTTTCAGGGCATATTTGAGACAATTTTTCTTGGCATTCTTTGATGACATCCTAGTCTATAGTGCCACAGTTCAAGATCACAAGGAGCATCTTAACAAGGTGCTGCAGATTGTAAGAAAGGAACAATTGTATGTTAAACTTTCAAAGTGTTCTTTTGGTCAAGCTAAGGTGGAGTACTTGAGACATATTATTACTAGGAAGGGGGTGTCCACATACCCTACAAAAATAGAAGCAATGGTTAATTGGCATGTTCCCAAAACTATGAAAGCCTTGACAGGATTTCTAGGTCTCACTGGCTATTATAGTAGATTTATAAAATCCTTTGGCATCATCAGTAGGCCACTAACCAACCTGCTCAAGAAGAATTCTTTTAAATGGAATGCAGAAACTGAAGTGGCTTTTCAATAA